From the Malus domestica chromosome 17, GDT2T_hap1 genome, one window contains:
- the LOC139193334 gene encoding uncharacterized protein produces the protein MVTYDLYTREKEEEQREEEFDTATLEQNVVDDSDYNSDALKSHVDFFLATVESEWNHGCTKRKAYKALDRALKIIEGKHAEQYTKLWDFAKEVKKTNPGSTVKKYVQGENFEGCFMVNGQNNNSSPLQKAMEDMKKPDEKAYNWLVKKPAHHWSKSHFETYLKCDMLLNNLCESFNVVILVPRQKPIVTMLLLIHILLMKRIQMRRDIMVNKVGDLCPKIKKKLEEAKIQSGRKYGLTRIPCNHAIAAINFKKKKPMDYVDAYYSKARYLEVYSHLVMLMNGMSLWEETENPLILPPTYTRQPGRLRRRRNKEAAEKDNEGEQTLTNPTNNLQGPPQPLKLGRKG, from the exons ATGGTAACTTATGACCTTTACACtagggaaaaagaagaagagcaaCGGGAAGAAGAATTTGATACTGCAACTCTGGAACAAAATGTGGTTGATGATTCAGACTATAACTCTGATGCCCTTAAGAGT CATGTGGATTTCTTTTTAGCAACTGTCGAATCAGAGTGGAATCATGGTTGTACAAAGAGGAAGGCTTACAAGGCTTTAGATAGGGCTTTGAAGATCATTGAGGGAAAACATGCAGAGCAATACACAAAGTTGTGGGATTTTGCTAAGGAAGTGAAGAAGACTAACCCTGGAAGCACTGTGAAG AAATATGTTCAAGGGGAAAACTTTGAAGGATGCTTTATGGTCAATGGTCAGAACAACAACAGTTCCCCGCTTCAAAAGGCAATGGAGGATATGAAGAAGCCAGATGAAAAGGCCTACAATTGGTTGGTGAAGAAGCCTGCACATCATTGGAGCAAGTCCCATTTTGAAACATATCTCAAGTGTGACATGTTGCTGAATAATCTCTGTGAAAGTTTCAATGTTGTCATACTTGTGCCAAGACAAAAACCTATTGTCACCATGCTACTCCTTATTCACATACTTTTGATGAAGAGAATTCAGATGAGAAGGGATATAATGGTGAACAAGGTTGGAGATCTCTGTCCTAAAATCAAGAAGAAGTTGGAGGAAGCCAAAATTCAAAGTGGCAG AAAGTATGGCTTGACACGAATCCCATGCAACCATGCAATAGCGGCCAtaaatttcaagaaaaaaaaaccgatgGACTATGTCGATGCTTATTATTCGAAGGCACGGTACTTGGAGGTGTATTCTCATTTAGTAATGTTGATGAATGGGATGTCTTTGTGGGAGGAAACTGAAAACCCACTAATATTGCCTCCTACATATACAAGGCAACCTGGAAGGCTGAGGAGGAGAAGAAACAAGGAAGCTGCTGAGAAGGACAATGAGGGTGAACAAACTCTCACAAACCCAACCAATAATCTTCAAGGTCCTCCTCAGCCACTTAAGCTAGGAAGGAAAGGGTAA
- the LOC103404958 gene encoding protein ARABIDILLO 2 → MHRAAAAANPLQTLLDLINSTLSLLLHSSLTVRSFVGRWTALHSKLASLHSSVADISDSPHWAQNPLLHTLLPQLLSTLQRLTALADQCTDAEFAGGKLLMQSDLDMASSSLSNQLRDLDLLLRSGVLHQSNAIVLSHPAPGSDKEDLSFFIRDLFTRLQIGGVEFKKKALESLLQLLNGDNKSSGLVVREGNVAYLIHLLDFHHQPSVREQAIFAVCLLATADDDSSRKAVFEEGGLGPLLRILESGLTHLKEKAAMAVEALTADPENAWAVSAYGGVSVLIEACRSGSPATQTHAAGAIRNVANVEEIKTALGEEGAVPVLIQLLLSGTITAQEKSANCIAILASSDEYFRALIIQERGLQRLMHLIQDLPNSDTLEHVLRAITWLSASDSCSKILSSSTIFLIQLGEFIKQGNTTLQKISASLLAHLLVNVSDGNKRALGSCMGSLVKLMESPKPVGLQESAAQSLVSLLTVRSNRKELVRDEKSVMRLVQMLNAKSHEMVASKFPVAVVAAVLNGGSDGCRKRLVAAGAHPHLQRLAEMEVAGAKKALQRLAGSRLKTIFSRTWRE, encoded by the coding sequence ATGCATCGCGCCGCCGCCGCCGCAAACCCACTCCAAACCCTCCTCGACCTCATCAACTCCAccctctccctcctcctccactCCTCCCTCACCGTCCGCTCCTTCGTCGGCCGCTGGACCGCCCTCCACTCCAAGCTCGCATCCCTCCACTCCTCCGTCGCTGACATCTCCGACTCCCCCCACTGGGCCCAGAACCCCCTCCTCCACACCCTCCTACCTCAACTCCTCTCCACTCTCCAGCGCCTCACTGCCCTCGCCGACCAATGTACCGACGCCGAGTTCGCCGGCGGGAAGCTCCTGATGCAGAGCGACCTCGATATGGCTTCGTCTTCCCTCTCCAATCAGCTTCGCGACCTCGACTTGCTTCTCAGATCTGGAGTCCTCCACCAGTCAAACGCCATCGTTTTGTCCCACCCGGCTCCCGGGTCGGATAAAGAGGATTTGAGCTTCTTTATCAGAGACCTCTTCACCCGGCTGCAAATCGGCGGCGTCGAGTTCAAGAAAAAGGCTCTTGAGTCGCTCCTTCAGCTCCTCAACGGCGACAACAAGTCGTCCGGCCTCGTCGTCAGAGAAGGTAATGTCGCATATTTGATTCATTTGCTCGATTTCCACCACCAGCCTTCCGTCCGCGAGCAGGCTATCTTCGCCGTCTGTCTCCTGGCCACCGCGGATGACGATTCGTCGCGCAAGGCAGTGTTCGAAGAAGGGGGTCTGGGTCCTCTGCTGAGAATACTCGAATCCGGGTTGACCCATTTGAAAGAGAAGGCTGCGATGGCGGTAGAGGCTCTCACCGCCGACCCAGAAAACGCCTGGGCCGTTTCCGCCTACGGTGGCGTCTCAGTCCTCATCGAAGCCTGCCGATCTGGGTCTCCGGCGACCCAGACCCATGCTGCCGGAGCCATTAGAAATGTGGCCAATGTGGAAGAAATCAAAACTGCTCTGGGAGAAGAAGGAGCCGTCCCTGTACTAATCCAGTTACTGCTCTCCGGCACCATCACCGCCCAAGAAAAATCAGCCAATTGCATAGCCATTTTAGCCTCCTCCGACGAGTATTTCCGAGCTCTGATCATTCAAGAACGTGGGTTGCAGAGATTAATGCATTTGATTCAAGATTTACCGAATTCGGACACATTGGAACACGTCCTCCGAGCCATCACATGGCTTTCAGCTTCAGATTCTTGCTCTAAAATCCTTTCTTCTTCGACGATTTTCCTGATTCAGCTCGGCGAGTTCATAAAGCAGGGGAACACAACGCTACAGAAAATCTCAGCTTCCTTACTCGCTCACTTATTGGTTAATGTGAGCGATGGGAATAAGCGAGCGTTGGGCAGCTGTATGGGGTCTTTGGTGAAGCTCATGGAGTCGCCAAAACCGGTGGGTCTACAAGAATCGGCGGCCCAATCGCTGGTTTCGCTGCTGACGGTCCGGTCGAACCGGAAGGAACTGGTGAGGGACGAGAAGAGCGTGATGAGGCTGGTCCAGATGCTGAACGCCAAGAGTCACGAGATGGTGGCCAGCAAGTTTCCGGTGGCGGTGGTCGCGGCGGTTCTCAACGGAGGGAGCGATGGTTGCCGGAAAAGGCTGGTGGCCGCCGGAGCTCACCCGCATTTGCAGAGACTGGCGGAAATGGAGGTCGCCGGAGCTAAGAAAGCGCTGCAGAGACTCGCCGGCAGTAGGCTGAAGACCATCTTCTCCCGGACTTGGAGGGAATAG
- the LOC103404959 gene encoding uncharacterized protein, whose amino-acid sequence MVNKPWKIIPRPLLETVLNNHAQHHRVPQPLILHGPRGVGKTTLILERLLGEWNKGPHLTGYVDFAESIKDHHPQFNQSFPWASWSNCPPPTLPNCRTKLENCLESMAHKGVQLGSISSHQIFSTLSKWHGLNTALRRVIAGNGASKNAVSEKVSGSVLWDRAVFALSARCNAQEIDGILGLTEKKKNVPLEEASYYREAVVALRLAKEVIKQQQSWRANAIAHLNRTGGFSRSLANSSTDWPCLLLELLSQAAEIDHFQPKLVINNVEVLKNAILLDENSSVCGSMYHDSLIWRIIALGANERCFPVVLVTSDSYYSYQAYMDFGFPDIFISREAFGWSPQEAKLHMVNDYFSNSEWSVIAEVFGPNPRHLFELYALKQANYYQQLEDNKDSTFEDIVDSYLAYLQITVVNPAMDKALGLLQKFAADARSGKISKDRLRFGAPWRHPPPKNNPTMCLEWAKIQLMDFVQSLINTEFGINYLADCSLEIMDDPSAGALVEVGLLYAQRDPSIIRPISRGIQRCIVRWLVQERMQMSFPKFLQYKWQRIMRGRSYRHLMLQVGYK is encoded by the exons ATGGTGAACAAACCATGGAAGATCATCCCCCGGCCTTTGCTAGAAACCGTGCTCAACAACCACGCCCAGCACCACCGCGTCCCTCAGCCTCTGATCCTCCACGGCCCCAGAGGCGTCGGCAAAACCACCCTCATCCTCGAAC GTTTGCTTGGGGAGTGGAACAAAGGCCCTCACCTCACCGGCTACGTCGACTTCGCCGAGTCCATCAAAGACCACCATCCGCAGTTCAATCAGTCGTTTCCATGGGCTTCATGGTCCAATTGCCCCCCGCCCACTTTGCCCAATTGCCGAACCAAGCTCGAAAACTGCCTCGAATCCATGGCTCACAAGGGCGTCCAGCTGGGTTCCATCAGCTCCCATCAAATCTTCTCCACTCTCAGCAAATGGCACGGTCTTAACACCGCCCTTCGTCGCGTTATTGCCGGCAATGGTGCTTCCAAGAATGCGGTTTCTGAGAAAGTTTCCGGGTCGGTTTTGTGGGATCGGGCGGTGTTCGCGCTAAGTGCTCGATGTAATGCCCAAGAGATTGATGGGATTTTGGGTTTGactgagaagaagaagaatgtacCGTTGGAAGAGGCTTCGTATTATAGGGAGGCCGTTGTGGCATTGAGATTGGCAAAGGAGGTGATTAAGCAGCAGCAAAGTTGGAGGGCTAATGCCATTGCACATTTGAATCGGACCGGTGGGTTTTCGAGGTCTTTGGCAAATTCTAGTACTGATTGGCCTTGTTTGTTGTTGGAGTTGTTGTCACAAGCAGCTGAAATTGATCATTTCCAG CCTAAGCTGGTTATTAACAATGTCGAAGTTTTAAAGAATGCGATTCTGTTGGATGAGAATTCATCAGTCTGTGGATCCATGTACCATGACAGTCTAATATGGAGAATAATTGCTTTAGGTGCAAATGAGAGATGCTTTCCTGTTGTACTCGTGACATCGGATAG TTACTATTCATATCAAGCTTACATGGATTTTGGATTTCCGGACATATTCATCTCTCGTGAG GCTTTTGGCTGGAGTCCCCAGGAAGCTAAGTTGCATATGGTTAATGATTATTTCAGTAATTCAGAG TGGTCGGTGATTGCTGAGGTGTTTGGCCCAAACCCACGACACCTATTTGAGCTCTATGCACTCAAGCAGGCCAATTACTATCAACA GTTAGAAGACAACAAAGATAGCACGTTTGAAGACATTGTGGATTCATATTTAGCTTATTTGCAA aTTACTGTAGTGAATCCGGCCATGGACAAAGCTCTGGGGCTCCTTCAAAAGTTTGCTGCTGATGCACGAAGtggaaaaatttcaaaagataGACTACGCTTTGGGGCACCTTGGAGACATCCTCCACCTAAAAATAATCCCACCATGTGCCTTGAATGGGCAAAGATTCAGCTGATGGATTTTGTGCAGTCTCTAATCAATACAGAATTTGGA ATTAATTATCTAGCTGACTGTAGCCTTGAGATCATGGACGATCCTTCTGCTGGTGCATTGGTGGAG GTTGGTTTGCTGTATGCTCAACGGGATCCGTCCATCATTCGCCCCATATCTAGAGGCATTCAGCGGTGTATTGTAAGATG GCTTGTCCAAGAACGGATGCAGATGAGTTTCCCTAAGTTTCTACAATATAAATGGCAGCGTATTATGCGCGGTCGGAGCTATCGCCATTTGATGCTACAAGTAGGCTATAAGTAG